In Phaeobacter porticola, one DNA window encodes the following:
- the rsgA gene encoding ribosome small subunit-dependent GTPase A, producing MTRDYSQFLNTPTPATGDKRPLSALDRLGWQGFFSQQTDLDEMASHPPVRITEVNRNGLRAMGADIDLVIPPGLEATVGDWLMLDAELPTHSRVLERKSLIRRRAPGKDRKVQLIAANIDTMFVVTSCNADFNLARLERFIAMAFDADVTPVIVLTKIDLCENLEDYVAQARTISDLVDVVPLNAKSDTAREALAPWVRAGQTVAFLGTSGVGKSTLTNALGQGLEIATQAIREDDARGRHTTTRRQLYFLPGGCAVLDTPGMRELQLTDAATGVGDVFADLQELATRCKFRDCSHDSEPGCAVQAGIAAGEVDPSRLERWRKLAAEEAFNSASLAQRRAKDKSFGKMVKTVKSIKSRTKK from the coding sequence ATGACTAGGGACTATTCCCAATTCCTGAACACTCCCACCCCGGCAACTGGCGATAAACGCCCGCTTAGCGCTTTAGATCGCCTCGGGTGGCAGGGGTTCTTCTCTCAACAGACTGATCTGGATGAGATGGCCAGCCACCCACCCGTGCGCATCACTGAAGTGAACCGCAATGGGCTGCGCGCCATGGGTGCCGACATTGATCTTGTGATCCCCCCCGGCCTTGAGGCCACTGTGGGGGATTGGCTGATGTTGGACGCCGAGCTGCCGACCCATAGTCGGGTGCTGGAGCGCAAAAGCCTGATCCGCCGCCGCGCACCGGGCAAGGATCGCAAGGTCCAGCTGATTGCCGCCAATATCGACACAATGTTCGTGGTCACCTCCTGCAATGCCGATTTCAATCTGGCGCGGCTGGAACGGTTTATTGCAATGGCCTTTGACGCCGATGTGACACCGGTGATTGTGTTGACCAAGATCGACCTCTGCGAAAATCTTGAAGACTACGTTGCGCAGGCCAGGACGATATCTGACTTGGTAGATGTCGTGCCACTGAATGCCAAAAGCGACACCGCACGTGAGGCACTGGCGCCTTGGGTCAGGGCCGGACAGACGGTGGCGTTTCTCGGCACCTCAGGCGTGGGGAAATCCACGCTGACCAATGCACTGGGTCAGGGTCTTGAAATCGCAACTCAAGCCATCCGCGAGGATGATGCACGCGGTCGTCATACAACCACGCGGCGGCAGTTGTATTTCCTGCCCGGCGGCTGCGCTGTGCTGGACACCCCCGGCATGCGGGAATTGCAACTGACCGATGCGGCCACTGGCGTCGGCGATGTTTTTGCAGATTTGCAAGAGCTGGCCACACGCTGCAAGTTTCGCGACTGCAGTCACGACAGCGAGCCGGGCTGTGCGGTTCAGGCAGGTATTGCCGCTGGTGAGGTTGATCCAAGCCGGTTGGAGCGTTGGCGCAAGCTGGCTGCCGAAGAGGCGTTCAATTCGGCGTCACTGGCGCAACGCCGCGCCAAGGACAAAAGCTTTGGCAAGATGGTGAAAACCGTGAAATCCATCAAAAGCCGTACAAAGAAGTAA
- a CDS encoding OmpA family protein — protein MVSQLLRSSTALAVIVSLSLPVAAPAQSKADPTDLSLMAPEQITEAVQRCLRWIKNGRISPEGEILKGKGKGAKAEFCQAYVTGELDADLDPALASSTLMASAATQAQTQLQQTEPAVEDSAADAQAAADAQAAADAQAAADAQAAADAQAAADAQAAADAQAAADAQAAADAQAAADAQAAADAQAAADAQAAADAQAAADAQAAADAQAAADAQAAADAQAAADAQALADAATATVGAEVDPEIESAQTETQVPETPVEVESVAEPEPEVAPLDSQAQADALAVAEADESATAAAAAASDTQEEAEVVEETVTEDTARSSDEAFETDVNTPAAEAEVAVETGADTDTQADAAADPTAAPTAAPSGDDEGLSKLQKAALLGLGAVAISQLLKQGETVVSNSGDRAVVEQNGQYRVIKNDDALLRQPGSNVTTYKFKDGSTRSVVVREDGAEVETIRARDGRVLRRTRTLADGSTVVLFDDTQRADSVVVSELPTAAPRQLGFSSDSINADDLALALAAKEAPQVSRRFSLSQVRNIDAVRQLVPEITVQSINFETGSAVIRAAEAEELAALGNALRQMIAQNPQEVFLIEGHTDAVGAAPYNLALSDRRAESVALALSEYFKVPPENMVVQGYGETDLAVVTARAERANRRAAVRRITPLLQGGS, from the coding sequence ATGGTTTCGCAACTTCTTCGATCCTCCACCGCACTGGCGGTGATCGTCTCCCTCAGCCTACCGGTCGCCGCTCCGGCCCAGTCCAAGGCAGACCCAACTGACCTAAGTCTGATGGCGCCAGAGCAGATCACCGAGGCCGTACAGCGCTGCCTGCGCTGGATTAAAAATGGCCGCATCAGCCCAGAGGGTGAGATCCTGAAAGGCAAGGGGAAGGGGGCCAAAGCCGAGTTTTGTCAGGCTTATGTCACCGGCGAATTGGATGCTGATCTGGACCCTGCACTTGCATCCTCGACACTGATGGCGTCTGCCGCCACGCAGGCCCAGACGCAGTTGCAACAAACCGAACCCGCAGTCGAGGATAGCGCCGCTGACGCGCAGGCCGCCGCTGACGCGCAGGCCGCCGCTGACGCGCAGGCCGCCGCTGACGCGCAGGCCGCCGCTGACGCGCAGGCCGCCGCTGACGCGCAGGCCGCCGCTGACGCGCAGGCCGCCGCTGACGCGCAGGCCGCCGCTGACGCGCAGGCCGCCGCTGACGCGCAGGCCGCCGCTGACGCGCAGGCCGCCGCTGATGCACAGGCCGCCGCTGACGCACAGGCCGCCGCTGACGCACAGGCCGCCGCTGACGCACAGGCCGCCGCTGATGCGCAGGCCGCCGCTGATGCGCAGGCCGCCGCTGATGCGCAGGCCCTCGCCGATGCGGCAACGGCAACCGTTGGTGCGGAGGTTGATCCTGAAATCGAGAGCGCACAAACTGAGACGCAAGTGCCCGAGACTCCGGTAGAAGTGGAATCAGTGGCCGAGCCCGAGCCAGAGGTAGCACCATTGGACAGTCAGGCGCAGGCCGATGCGCTGGCCGTGGCAGAGGCTGACGAGAGTGCCACTGCCGCTGCCGCAGCTGCATCCGACACGCAAGAAGAGGCGGAGGTGGTTGAGGAAACCGTCACCGAAGATACCGCCCGCAGCTCGGACGAGGCGTTTGAAACCGATGTGAATACACCTGCCGCCGAGGCCGAAGTCGCCGTCGAGACCGGCGCTGACACTGATACGCAGGCTGATGCAGCCGCGGATCCCACCGCAGCCCCAACCGCTGCTCCCTCCGGGGATGATGAAGGGCTCAGCAAATTGCAAAAGGCAGCCTTGCTTGGCCTTGGTGCTGTGGCCATCAGCCAGCTGCTTAAGCAGGGGGAAACCGTTGTCAGCAACTCCGGCGACCGCGCGGTGGTCGAACAGAACGGCCAGTACCGGGTGATCAAAAATGACGACGCTCTGCTGCGTCAGCCCGGCAGCAATGTGACCACCTACAAATTCAAGGATGGCTCCACCCGCAGCGTGGTGGTGCGCGAAGATGGGGCCGAGGTGGAAACCATTCGCGCCCGCGACGGACGTGTCTTACGCCGCACTCGGACCTTGGCAGATGGCAGCACAGTGGTGTTGTTCGATGACACCCAGCGCGCCGACAGTGTTGTGGTCTCGGAACTGCCGACCGCTGCCCCTCGCCAACTGGGGTTTAGCAGTGACAGCATCAACGCCGATGATCTGGCATTGGCACTGGCCGCCAAAGAGGCCCCGCAGGTCAGCCGCCGCTTCTCGCTGAGCCAGGTCCGCAATATTGACGCGGTGCGCCAGCTGGTGCCGGAAATCACCGTTCAGTCGATCAATTTCGAAACCGGATCCGCTGTCATCCGTGCCGCCGAGGCGGAAGAGCTGGCCGCGCTGGGCAACGCGCTGCGCCAAATGATTGCGCAGAACCCGCAGGAGGTTTTCCTGATCGAAGGTCACACAGACGCGGTAGGTGCGGCGCCCTACAATTTGGCCCTGTCGGATCGTCGGGCAGAAAGCGTCGCATTGGCGTTAAGTGAGTATTTCAAGGTGCCGCCGGAAAACATGGTTGTGCAGGGCTATGGTGAAACCGACCTGGCCGTCGTCACGGCCCGCGCTGAACGGGCCAACCGCCGCGCGGCCGTGCGGCGTATCACACCGCTTCTGCAAGGCGGCAGCTGA